One part of the Sorangiineae bacterium MSr11954 genome encodes these proteins:
- a CDS encoding amino acid permease produces the protein MTSDTSHTDETSSSNVTQSPIPPSQRPPRDDDDARLLSRLGYAQELLRAMGGFSSFAISFSIISILTGVMTTYGVALGGGGPAALGYGWPIVSIGTLIVAMAMGELASAFPTAGALYHWSALLGGPGWGWFTAMMNLAGQCAIVAAIDLGCAQAIAGTLHLPSSAHVPLLIAILTSHGLINAFSVKLVAWLNNFSATVHVVGVIVIVGVLLLWGRAEPLAFLGQTGFTTREDGNYGFGFLNALVLGMWTFTGYDASAHVSEETHDPARRAPWGIVSSVAVSAIAGYALVAALTLAIVDLPATAGDKEPALHVLRHAFGERAGNATMGLAVIAMWFCGLSSVTSASRMLFAFCRDGGLPGASVLRRVSPSHQTPLFAILASTLGPLTLVLITLPFSDAVFLAVASLATTGLYLSYAMPIALGVHARAVGKWRHRGPWNLGRLGIPLALGAVLWSLAVLVICCLPPNWNAAVMLASVVVVILVLYFAFARGRFAGPKVTIVGIESQFSD, from the coding sequence GTGACCTCCGACACCTCCCATACCGACGAGACGTCGAGCTCGAACGTGACGCAGAGCCCCATTCCGCCGTCCCAACGTCCGCCCCGCGACGATGACGATGCGCGCCTGCTCTCGCGGCTTGGATACGCGCAGGAGCTCCTTCGCGCGATGGGGGGCTTCTCGAGCTTCGCCATCAGCTTTTCGATCATCAGCATCCTCACCGGCGTGATGACCACGTACGGCGTGGCGCTCGGCGGCGGAGGCCCGGCCGCGCTCGGCTACGGCTGGCCGATCGTGAGCATCGGCACATTGATCGTCGCGATGGCCATGGGGGAGCTGGCGAGCGCGTTTCCCACCGCGGGCGCGCTCTACCACTGGTCGGCGCTGCTCGGGGGGCCCGGGTGGGGCTGGTTCACGGCCATGATGAACCTCGCCGGCCAGTGCGCCATCGTGGCCGCCATCGATCTCGGCTGCGCGCAAGCCATCGCCGGGACGTTGCACCTGCCGTCGAGCGCGCACGTCCCCTTGCTGATCGCGATCCTGACGTCGCATGGGCTCATCAACGCGTTCTCGGTGAAGCTCGTGGCGTGGCTCAACAACTTTTCGGCCACCGTGCACGTGGTGGGGGTCATCGTCATCGTGGGGGTGCTGCTGCTCTGGGGCCGCGCGGAGCCCCTCGCGTTCCTCGGGCAAACCGGCTTTACGACACGCGAGGACGGCAACTACGGCTTTGGATTCCTCAACGCCTTGGTGCTGGGCATGTGGACCTTCACCGGCTATGACGCATCGGCCCACGTGAGCGAGGAGACGCACGATCCCGCGCGGCGCGCGCCTTGGGGCATCGTCTCGTCGGTGGCCGTCAGCGCCATCGCAGGCTATGCGCTGGTCGCGGCGCTGACCTTGGCCATCGTCGATCTGCCGGCCACCGCCGGCGACAAAGAGCCGGCGCTGCACGTGCTGCGTCATGCCTTTGGCGAGCGCGCGGGCAACGCGACCATGGGGCTCGCCGTCATCGCCATGTGGTTCTGCGGCTTGTCGAGCGTCACCAGCGCCTCGCGCATGCTGTTCGCGTTCTGCCGCGATGGCGGGCTTCCCGGCGCCTCCGTATTGCGTCGGGTGAGCCCATCGCATCAAACGCCACTGTTTGCCATTCTCGCCTCGACCCTCGGGCCGCTCACCTTGGTGCTCATCACGTTGCCCTTCAGCGACGCGGTCTTCCTAGCGGTCGCTTCGCTCGCCACCACGGGCCTCTACCTGTCGTACGCGATGCCCATCGCGCTCGGCGTGCACGCGCGCGCGGTAGGAAAGTGGCGGCATCGCGGGCCGTGGAACCTGGGGCGGCTCGGCATCCCCTTGGCGCTGGGCGCGGTGCTTTGGTCGTTGGCGGTGCTCGTCATCTGCTGTCTCCCGCCGAACTGGAACGCGGCCGTGATGCTCGCCTCGGTGGTGGTGGTGATCCTCGTGCTCTACTTCGCCTTTGCCCGCGGGCGGTTCGCGGGGCCCAAGGTGACCATCGTGGGGATCGAGTCGCAGTTCTCCGACTGA
- a CDS encoding peptide MFS transporter, which produces MPPRNPPESSGVTQTSPQNAPTTGHPRGLYVLFGTEMWERFCYYGMRALLVLYFVEHHGWQPSRASSVFKWYTSLIYLSPLLGGFLADRYLGLRPSIVAGAVFMGIGSFFLTQDALPVFYTGLVLLVIGNGFFKPNVTTLVGRMYRPGDARRDRAFTIFYMGINLGGMLGPLVCGQWLRAHYGFNYGFGATGVAMIFSLLLFVGFRKQVERDVLAAGNTLAVGALVGQESAAKRQGEMDEAKPAAKGFAPMAGRGFIMLMGVLFGALIPVYFVSQYIQGHVPLSAVFMPVAVAGIAIWMTASLLSVKGAGRDKSLVIFILFVFQLLFWMAFEQAGNSLSFWAEFNTVRKMVFFDMEAEAYQAVNGLGIVLVAPIFAWIWLRLHRVGREPSTGMKMAISMVFLALSLLAMVGAAVAENATESRVALERVPEAIDLSTFDAGRFQFDAAKRELVVRGTLPSFVVHDVLKQSADPKYVESVEAFVRESAQASPEHPASGKLQGVPAEYDPTGAIAKTKPSWDAASATLTVNEPIDPPSRTALLSEGAPAEWRNPVRELAKKSDAARVTGFWLVLSYLLATFGELCISPVGYSMVTKLAPTRFASLFMGVWLLSNSVAQYIGGSISESWGKVTPTHYFTLFVASSAVGALLLFLLVRPVRKLMHDVH; this is translated from the coding sequence TTGCCTCCTCGAAATCCCCCTGAATCGTCCGGAGTTACCCAGACCTCGCCGCAAAATGCGCCGACCACGGGGCACCCGCGCGGCCTCTATGTGCTGTTCGGCACGGAGATGTGGGAGCGCTTTTGTTATTACGGGATGCGCGCGCTGCTCGTCCTCTACTTCGTCGAGCACCACGGCTGGCAACCGTCGCGGGCCAGCTCCGTCTTCAAGTGGTACACGAGCCTCATCTACCTCTCGCCGCTCCTCGGAGGCTTCCTCGCCGATCGGTACTTGGGCCTGCGCCCGTCGATCGTGGCGGGCGCGGTGTTCATGGGCATCGGCTCCTTCTTCCTGACCCAGGACGCCCTCCCGGTCTTCTACACGGGGCTCGTGCTCTTGGTGATCGGCAATGGGTTCTTCAAGCCGAACGTCACCACGTTGGTCGGGCGCATGTACCGGCCCGGCGATGCCCGGCGCGATCGCGCGTTCACGATCTTCTACATGGGCATCAACCTGGGCGGCATGCTGGGGCCCCTCGTGTGCGGCCAATGGCTGCGCGCGCACTACGGCTTCAACTACGGATTCGGCGCCACGGGCGTGGCGATGATTTTCAGCCTGCTCCTGTTCGTCGGCTTTCGCAAACAGGTGGAGCGCGACGTGCTCGCGGCAGGCAATACCTTGGCCGTCGGCGCCTTGGTCGGGCAGGAGTCGGCGGCCAAGCGCCAAGGTGAGATGGACGAGGCCAAGCCCGCGGCCAAAGGGTTCGCGCCCATGGCCGGACGCGGGTTCATCATGCTCATGGGCGTGCTCTTCGGCGCGCTGATTCCCGTGTACTTCGTGTCGCAATACATCCAGGGGCACGTCCCGCTCTCGGCCGTGTTCATGCCGGTGGCCGTGGCGGGCATCGCCATTTGGATGACCGCGAGCCTCCTGTCGGTGAAGGGGGCAGGGAGGGACAAGAGCCTCGTCATCTTCATTTTGTTCGTGTTCCAGCTCCTGTTCTGGATGGCCTTCGAGCAGGCGGGCAACTCCCTCAGCTTCTGGGCGGAGTTCAACACCGTGCGCAAAATGGTCTTCTTCGATATGGAGGCCGAGGCGTACCAGGCGGTCAACGGCCTGGGCATCGTGCTGGTTGCTCCGATCTTCGCGTGGATCTGGCTCCGCCTGCACCGGGTCGGGCGCGAGCCTTCGACCGGGATGAAGATGGCGATTTCCATGGTGTTCTTGGCCCTGTCGCTCCTCGCCATGGTGGGCGCGGCCGTGGCCGAGAACGCCACCGAGTCGCGGGTCGCGCTGGAGAGGGTGCCGGAGGCGATCGATCTGTCGACGTTCGACGCGGGGCGCTTCCAGTTCGACGCGGCCAAGCGCGAGCTCGTCGTTCGCGGCACGCTCCCGTCCTTCGTCGTCCACGATGTGCTCAAGCAGAGCGCCGATCCCAAGTACGTGGAGTCGGTGGAGGCGTTCGTGCGCGAATCGGCGCAGGCGTCGCCCGAGCACCCCGCATCGGGCAAGCTGCAAGGCGTGCCAGCCGAATACGATCCCACGGGCGCCATCGCCAAGACGAAGCCGTCGTGGGACGCGGCGTCCGCCACGCTCACCGTGAACGAGCCCATCGATCCGCCTTCGCGGACCGCGCTCCTCAGCGAAGGCGCACCCGCCGAGTGGCGCAACCCGGTGCGCGAGCTGGCGAAGAAAAGCGACGCCGCGCGGGTGACCGGCTTCTGGCTCGTTCTCAGCTACCTCCTGGCCACGTTCGGAGAGCTCTGCATCTCGCCCGTCGGTTACTCCATGGTGACCAAGCTGGCGCCCACGCGCTTTGCGTCGCTCTTCATGGGGGTGTGGCTCCTGTCGAACTCCGTGGCGCAGTACATCGGCGGGAGCATCAGCGAGTCGTGGGGGAAGGTGACACCCACTCATTACTTCACGCTCTTCGTCGCGAGCTCGGCGGTCGGCGCCCTCCTCCTCTTCTTGTTGGTGCGTCCCGTTCGAAAGTTGATGCACGATGTGCATTGA